The genomic region ACGTATCACGGGCTGCAGAGAACTCTGGAGCCTATTATGCGTCCCACGTCCTTCAACCTGAGTTTAGGGACGGAATAAGGTCCTTAGCCTACGAGATAGCGAGGGATCATGGATGGAAATCCCCAGGAGAAGTATTTTTGCCCACGTCAGCAGGTACTCTACTCCTAGGAGTTTATGAAGGGTTTAGACACATGGTCAGCGAGGGAGTCCTAGATAGGATGCCCAAGTTAGTTGCAGTTCAAACGGAACAAGTGAGTCCAGTATGCTCCAAGTTCCGTGGAATAGAATATAGACCGCCAAGCAGGGTCACCTCCATAGCTGATGCCCTTGTTTCAACGAATCCCGTACTCATGGATGAAATGATTAGGGTTCTTCAAGAGACGGGTGACTGCGTAGTTGTTAGTGAAAATGAGATCATGGACTCTTGGAAATACCTTTCCAGGAAAGGGATACTTGCCGAGTATAGCTCTGCGGTGGCACTAGCCGGAGGAAGGAAATATGAGGTGTCAGACCCTGTCATAGTGCTAACAGGCAATGGACTTAAGACTTTATAGAAATAATCATGAAGATGATATAACAACATGATATAACTGACTTTATTTTATTTAAATAAAATTCTAAGATATGATCTATACCTCCTTTATATTCTTTACAGAACATTCAACCCCGTTAATTATAATATGATCTTTTAAACTAGGAAAATTAACATAGTAAGATAGAATAAAGATCTTGGCTGATTTAAATGATTAGATTTTCGGTTTTGGGATTCAAGGGAGGAGTTGGTAAGTCCACCATTTCGCTCCTCCTTGCAAAGAAGCTAGCTGAAACTTATAGGGTTACCCTAGTTGACAGGGACAACACAAATACAATTGGCAGGCTTTATGGACTTAATAATGGTCTGATTAACGCTTTAAGTGAGGGTAAAGAGGATAACTTCCTTACTAGAGATGGAAACTTGCAAGTTGTAAGTATGGTGAGATTCTTCCCAAGAAGAATACCTTCTCCCGAAGAATTAGCACCCATATACAGGGATATCCTGAAAGACAGTGACGTTCTCATAACGGACAACCCTCCTAACCTTGATGAGCTATGCGAGATCGAATACAAAGCTTACAGACTTGCTACTGGAGAGGCCCATTGTAACAGTATTTTCGTTACAACTCCAGGAGTCGCCCTTAGACTTACTCTCAAACATATGAACGAAGTTCCTGGTCTATTGAGAGAATGGGTTCCAGATACTCGTTACTTCAGGTTGACCGCTCTTGTCATAAACATGGTCAAGGGAGAGGTCGAGGATGTACCAGTTGAGAGAAAAGTAGTAATCCCGTTCCATAGGGAGATGTTTTACAGTGGACTCCAGGTTGACTCGTACCTTCCAGGCATTGAAAACCTAGTCGAACTTACTAAAAATACAATTCAACTTGAACTAGTTAATGAGGAGGAGAGGACACAGCTTAGTAGAAAGGCTTAAAATGGTCTAATTGACACTATATGTTTTAAGTGATAGCAAATGCTATACAGAAAAGTCTTTGAAGGCATAGCCTACTCCATAGTGGAGGACGATGAGGCATCGATAGTGTTCTTGGAGGGTAAGCCCGTAGCGGGCTCCTGCATAGAACACGGGAATCATGAACTATTTGACGTCAATTGTCCCCACATGGAACAGCTACTAAAGAAAGTTTTTTCCTAAAACTTGTAAGCTATAACCGCTATTTCTACCAAAGATCCTCTTGGTAAATCTCCCACCTGCACTGTTACCCTTGCGGGAGGTTTTTCCTTGAAGTATTTAGCGTAGACCTCATTGAACTTGGGAAAGTCCTGGAGGTTCTTGAGGTAAACGAAGCTCATGGTTACATTATCTAGGGTCATCCCAGTAGACGAGAGGATTCCCTTAAGGTTTTCCATTACCTGTTTAGTCTGCTCCTCTATTCCCCCCTTCACCAACTCATTAGTCTTTGGATCTAGTGGTATTTGACCGGACACGAAAAGTATCCTATCAACTAACACGGCCTGGGAATAGGGACCTATGGGCTTGGGAGAGTTTTCCGAGTAGATTATTTCCTTCATGGGGTATGATCTACGCTGGAATTAAAATGGCTTCCCTCTCACTTCCCCAATCTATAACTTAAAAATGGCTTCCAAATCATACCATGTGCAATTGAAAATATCATGGGCTGATCTTCCCTCTGACGCCATTCCCCATTCAAACAAGGATAGTGATGGAGATCTAGATGTTATATCCTCGGCTTTGGCTGAGACTCTTGTTCAGAACATGCCAAGTGAAATAGTTGAGCTAGACCCAGGGAAGATAATGATGGCCTCCCTACTCTCTAGTAAACTCGTGACGGGGATCTTGGGACACTTGGATGAGCAAAGATGGGGTGGAAAATACTACTCCGGTGACATATCAGCATCGTTGGGAGAAACCATGGCATACGCTCTCCTAGAGAAGAAATTTGAGGTAAAGTTTCTTGATATTATTCCACTGAGACAGGTCAAATACCTAGGATTTTCTCCCGATGCAGTGATAGACGTGAGCAGGTATCCGAAACTCATTTCGTTCCTAGGCGGAAAAGGATTACTCTTCCTTAATGCTAGGGGGTCATATAGATGGTCCCAGGCATGGCTCCACAGAAATCTAAGGAGAGATATAGTGCAGGTGGAGAAGGTGAGATATCCGGATAATTTCGCCATACTCACCTACCTGTATAGAGATCAGGAATGGAAAATGATGGCTGTGGTGATAAGACCTTGAATTGCATAGAGGAGATTGGAAAAGCATATTTCCTTTCCTGGATTGGGGACAAGGAGTTCGTAGACAAGGTAAAGAGGGAGTGCCTTAAGCAATTTGAGGAACCAGGACTGAAGGAGGAGCTAGCTAAGATAAGCGAGATGACGAGGCGAGACTGGGAGCTACCAGCACTCCTTAGGGATCACGGAGTCGATAGTGACAGGCTGGTCAGGGCGACAATACATGAGTTCTTAGAAAGGCTTAGTTACACCACAGAGCCAAGGGAGATTGAAACTCTTGGGAAAGTTAGGTTTAGCGTGAGCAATCTCGAGTTCGTAAAGGTGGTAAGGGGTTATTGCGAAAACTGTGTTGGATACAAGTTTGAGATGGACGCATACGGATTTGGGATTAGGTATGAGAAACTAATATACATAGAGACAAGGGGAGACGCCAAGGAGATGATACGAAAGTTAGTTGAAAGCCCGTAGGGACTCATACTTTGACTAGACAGGTAAGCGTGTAAAACATCTCAGCTCTTGCAACCTGAACATCACCGTTCACTGAGCCTGGAAGCTCATCATCATTCACGATAGTGATAATCAAATATTTCTCTTTACCTCATATGGATCCATGAGGATCCTGGAACTTACAAAGGATGAGCTTTCCTCGCCCATAGGGGTGATTCCTGTGGGAAGTATAGAGCAACACGGCCCACATCTCCCCTTGGGTACGGACTCCATGATAGCTGAGGCCGTTGCGGAGAAGGTGGCTCAGATCGAGGGGCTCCTACTCTTTCCTACAGTGTATTATGGTTGTTCCGTGGAACATGGGGACCTACCACAGGTGTCCATTGGGGACGTAAATTTTCTGAACATGATGGGAGATATCCTTGAATCGTCTGTAAAACTCAACATAAAGGGTCTCGTCCTCGTTAATGGTCATGGGGGAAACACTGACCTCCTGAAGGTTGTCACAAGAAGAGTTAACTTCACGAGGCCTAGGCCCAAGGTCATGTTAGTTGATCTTCATGAAATAGGGATCTTCTCCCAATATAGGGACCTTCATGCTGGGACCGTTGAAACTTCCCTTCTCTTGTATCTAAGACCGGAACTGGTGAGATTGGACAGGATACCGTCCAACATTAGTTTCTCTCCGTTCACCTTCACTCTCATCACCTCTGAGAAGGGAGGGAGTAACGGAGTTGTTGCGGAGAAGGTTGAGCCGAGCAAGGAACTGGGTGAAAGGGTATTCAAGGAGATGATTAACTTCGTCATGAACAGGGTTAAGGAATTTAGATCTGTGATAACCTAGGGTGTCTCTCTTCCCACGAGGATCTTGGAACAGTCCCTAACCCTAGGCCTGAGCTGAAGGGAAAGGATCCCTTCATAACTCGCCTCTAGAATCGTCCCCTTAGTTATCTTTATTCTGCCAATTCCATCTGGACTTCTAAATCTAAATTCTATATCCGTGACAATTCCAGGATTAACCCTTAGAATTCCAGATAACATGATAGCATCTCTAAGCTTAAAGGTCCACTCTAAGTCAGTTACTCTTCTGATTTCTACAACCTTTCCCATGCACCTCAAAAAATCCTCAATATCTATCATAACATAACCACCACGTCCTTACAGTCATACTTTCGTTGAATCAAAGGCCTTAACTTGGTCTGAAGAGTATTAGCAATACACTCAAGGTACTTTGTGTTCTCCTCATCAACCTGGCCAATTCTATACGAATATCTAAAGATGGACAACTGTGACGGGGGTTTGTATCTTCCCAGTTGATCCCTCCACGCATCAACCACGAAAACCTTGGTAGGATTTTCCAGAATTACTATCACATCCCTCCAGTAAATGTAAGGAGCGGTGAGAGATGACACGGAGGCCCACTGTATGGAAGGTTTAATGATCATCCATACATCTTCCTCTCTATACTTCTCATTCCTAAAGACGTGACTATTGCAACTCCATTGAAAACCATCGCAACTACACCACTTCCCACGAAAGGTATCTCTGTTGCGGCGTCGAAGGGATTAGCCGGCTTATGCCCTAGGACCGAACCAAATATTATTCCCATGAGAACAATAACCAAAACCGACTTAACAACGTTCATCACGTAAATCCTGTTGAGCATGAGTTGAATTCCTAGTATCACTACGGCGTCAAACATCACCGAAAATATGGTAGTCCCTACCTCCAATGCAAGCAGTACAATATTTGGTACCTCAAAGGAGCCAGAAACGTCATATACATAGGCTGCCTCGAATGTAGAACGGATTATTGCCAATGTCATGAAAACGACTGCAGCCACAGACGAGAAGAAGTATGATACAATTGTCGCATATCTAAAATAATTAAATCTAGGATCTGGATTTTGAGCCATATGTATCGTGTATAATCCTTTAAAAATCTATAAAAATTTTTCCTTCAAATCAAAAGATATTTCGTTCTTCTCTTTCAAGAGATAAATTCCTTTTAAATATGTAGGTTCAATAATTATAAGGATTATAGATCAAGTATTTAGATCTCTAAATCTAGGGAAGATCGCTCCGCAGTCAGCATTTTATCATGTCATCCTCTTTCTTCCCATAACTCAGGAATTATGTCTCTCCTAGGAATTTCTAGTTGCTCTAAACTTTAAAGTGTGTTAAAGGGATTATTATTTATGGAAAATGAGTCAAGAAAACTTATGATTCCCTGTGAAACGGCTATGAGAGAAGTGATACCAGCAATAAAAGCGCTTCTAGTAAAGGAGTTAGTTAAGCAGGGAGAATCTCAATCACATACTGCTTCCCTTTTAGGTCTCACTCCGGCTGAGGTAAGCTATTATCTAAAGGGGAAAAGGGCCGAGGGAGAGTACAAGACAATCCTCGAGAATGACGAGGAATTCATGGAAATGATAAGGCATTACACAAGCAGGCTTCATGAGGCAGACCGGGTAAATATTTGCCCCCTGTGTAGCTTAGCCAGGAAGAAGTTGGGAATTATGGATTACTCCTGCCCCTATGACTGGTAAACCTGGCAGGGCTAAGACTTAAAAGGACTGGTTTAAGACCCTTGACCTAGTTCTAAGACCCCCTTGACCTGATCTTCATCGTACTCCAGCTTAAATCCTAGTTTCTTGCCTATCCTTATCATCGGGTAATTCTCTGGAAGGGTGTAGAACTTGACCTTACTTATGCCCATCTTTTTCGCCCTCCTTATGAGTTCTGCAACCAATTCAGTTCCTATTCCTCCTCTCCTCTGATTGGGTTTCACCGCAACTGAGAACTCACCATCATCGTAGAGAGTGGCCTCGCCGACTATTTCCCCATCAATCTCTGCCAGCAAGGTGATGTGATCCTGTCTACTGAAGAGTTGCTCTATCTCCTCGTGGGATACCCTATGGAACGAGAAAAAGCGCATATAGAGATCCTCAGGAGTCAACGACTGGTATAACCTGTACACCCCCTCTATATCGCCTCTAGTGGCCTCCCTGATGGTCAAGGGCAAGCTTATACTCTCCGACATAAGTTTATGTTTCTATTCTAGAATTTAAACCCTTGCCATTTTCCTCATAGGCATTAGTCGATTGAGTGAAGCTTCAGCAGGTTGGTCCTACCTGACTCCATCTTAGGATCCCCTGCTACAATGACCACATTACCCTTAACTCCCAGTTCCCTACATTTTCTTTCGAGGATAGACACTAGATCATTGAGGTCACTGGCACCCTCCTCTAGGGATATGGGAGTAACTCCCCAACATATCTTGAGCCTTCTGGCTACCTTGATATCTGGAGTGAAGGCTAGAATCATGGCCTTAGGCCTAAGCCTTGAAACCCTTATGGCTGAGAGGCCACTCCTGCTATGAACAACTATTACGTGGGACTTGGAGAGCTCTGATAGCGACGAGGAAGCATAGGCAACTGCGTCGTCTGGACTCCTCATGGGTGAGGGACTTAGGGGTTTAACCTTGTCCTCTGATGAGGAAATTATCTGATCTAGGTATTGGACTGCCTCAACGGGATACTTGCCTACTGCGGTTTCGTCGCTAAGCATTATGGCGTCCACACCCTGGTACACCGAGTTGGCGATGTCAATTACTTCTGCCCTGGAGGGTAATGGGTTGCTTACCATGGACTCTAGTACCTGGGTGGCAAGAATGACCGGTTTTCCCAGTTGTTTTGATATCCTGATGATCTTGCGTTGAACATATGGCAGATTTTCCAAACCAATCTCGACCCCTAGATCCCCTCGAGCCACCATAACTCCATCGCTTTCCTCCACAATCCTGAAGAGCCTCTGTACAGCTTGACCTTTCTCGATTTTAGAGATAATCCACGCTCTTCCCTGTATCTTTTCCTTGGCCTTCATCACGTCATTTTCACTGAGCACGAATGAGAGTCCAACGTAATCTGCTCCTAGGGATAGGGCCTCCTCCATTAGCTTAAAGTCATTTTCGGTAAGTCCAGAATCAAGGGCCATGTCGGGGATGTTAATTCCTTTCCTAGAGGTGAGAGTCCCTGGAGTTAACACTATCCCCCTTACCTGGTCTCCAGAAACCTCCTTGATCCTTATCTTTATGAGACCATCTGCCAGAAGAATGATAGAGCCCGGTTTTACGCTCCTATAGAACAGCGGTTCCTGAACCACTATCCCTTCGTCGGGAGAGAAGAGAACCTCCTGGCCCATTGTAAGCTCCATTTTTCCTATATCCCCTACCCTCAGTTTAGGACCTGGAAGATCAGCAAGAATGGAGGAATCGGGAGCCCCAGACCTCAAAAGTTCAAAGTACCTGGCATGGGAGTCGTAATCCCCGTGTGCCAAGTTAACTCTAAAAATGTCCACCTTATCCTTAAGCTTGGGGATCAAACCCTCAGTGGAAGGACCTAGTGTGACGACAATTTTCGTCCTTCGAGTCATGTTATTCTTGGGAAAATCTGGTTAATATCTCTGCAAGCCTCCTTAAGTCCCTTTTCGCATGCCTGTTTCAACAGTTCCTGTTCCTTTTTCCTATTCCCGATCTTCCCGTATGCAGAGGCCAACTTGAGAAGGAGAGGAGCAGGAATCTCGCCAGTCTCTGCCAAGATCTTGTCCAGCTGATCCTCCCTTCTTTTCTGCACTAGGGCCGAAAGGGCCAAGTCAACGAACTCAGAGTCCTTACCAGCCCTCATGAAACAGGAGATCACTCTCTTCAGATTGCCACAGGCGGTCACATCAAATATCTTACCTATGGCGTTTAGCGTCTCCACCACGTATGCACAGTCCGCTGCATCAATTACGTTACAGATTACCCAATTTGCCTCTTTGATATTGGAGGAGTTCACAGTCTTTTCGATTATTTCAACTCCTCGCTTCACATCTCCTGAGATAATACTTTCCTTTGCTTCCATGAGAGATTTAACAAGCTCCCTACTCTCGGTTACCATGAGTAATATGTTTCGCCAAGGCTTAAATGGTTATACCAGGATCTTACTCGCTAGAGCGTAACCTGTCAACGTACCTTGAAACGTATCCGAGTGTGCTCCTCTTCCCTAGCGCCAGTTCGCTGGCGTAATAGCCCATAGCTGGGGCATAACTCCACCCTAACCTGCATGCTCCAGTTGCAACCACAACGTTATCCAGCCTGCCCATTATAGGAAAACCGTCCGGCGAGCAAGGTCTGAAACCCATGTTCCTCTCCATTACCTCCTCCACCTTTACAAGGCTTGTGACCTTAGACAGGATATCTGTCCTCCATTCGCTTCCGTAATCAGCTGAGAATCCACCTGTAATCTTGACGTGGTCAGATAACGGAGAGACTGCAACGCCTTCGTCCACGGTTACGAACGCGTTCTTTATCTTTGAACTACCCTTAACCCATGCCCCATAGCCCTTAAACGCGGTAATTGGCAACTTCAAGGACTTGGTGATCCACACTCCGTTGGCCAGGATCACAACATCGAATTTCTCACCATTCAAGGTGTAGTCCTTAAGATTGGGTTGAGCCTCCATTCCCTGAAAATTGACCTTCAGCTGGGTTAGCTCTCGTGTTATCCTTTTCACGAACTTCTCGGTTGCGATTCGGCTCAGCTCTGGAAAGAATATTCCTCCAGCAAACCCTGGAACTTCGGTCACCTCGAACTTGGGCGAAAAGGGACTCTGTTTCTCCTCCTTCTCTCCCTTCTCCAGCTCTTCCTCACTTGTATAAACCTCTAGGAGACCGTCGTTATGATAATCGAAATCGTTTCTTTCCTCTGCCATTTGGGCGTAAGTGTCCAGGGATAGTCTCGCCATTTCCCTCATTAGGTCCCATGCCTCCTGAGGGGGTGACTTGTTTAGGGAGGAAAGAAGCTCGACTACCCACATTTTATTAAGTTGCCTTACCTCTGTGACCCCCCTCCTCATGAAACGTAACATCTTCGCTATCATGGAGGTTGTGTTAATCCTGTCAAAACGGTATGGCTCTATCAGCCCTGCTGCATGAATAGAGTACTTACCAGGAGCAGGGTCATATACCGTGACGGAGACTCCCTCCTTAGCTAGAAAATAGGCTGACATTAACCCAACAATACCGCCACCCACAATTCCTACCTTCATTTCATCTCCTCCAGGATCTTCCTCGCCCTTAACGAAACCGTGGTCTCACGTTCTGTGAGCTCTTTCAAATAAATAAGATTTTGCTCAAGGTCGTCCCGCGTGAGCACCCCCTCGTTAACAAGAAACTTCGCGAGGTTCCAGGCCATTAACCTTATGTTAGGCTTCTTATTCATCAGGAACTCCACCAGCCTCTCCCTATCTCTAGGACCTACTATACCCAGCTTCACAAGGGTGGGAAGGAGTTTCCATGCCTTCTTCCTCACTGTGGGATAATAGCTCCTTAACATTCTCCAAAAATGTTGCCTTAGTCCAACAATCTCCTCCCTGGAGAGCAGGCCAAGCTCCATCACCTCCTGCACATGTTGCCATGCCGTTAACTTTATCCTGTCAGACTTGGAGGAAAATGCCTTTTCAAGCCCCGTAATCCCAAGTTCCCTATACACGTGGAGGTGTCTCCAGGCTTCCTCCCTCACTCCCTGAACCCTACTCCAGAGGAGGGAACGAAGGTAGAACCTGATATCCTGAAGCCTCTTGGGCTCCTCCTTAAGGACCTCCTCCACTTTCCTCCATTCAGATTCCCTGACCTCTGGGTTCAGACTCTTAAGATTCCTTGGATTCAGTTCAACCACCTGAAGCAGTCTGCACGACGGTAAGTTTCTCGCCTTCTTTGATCCTCTCGTCTTCAAGGAGAGGAACTCCATCCCTTAAAACCACTGAACCCTGTACCGTTAACCCTAGCTTCCTCACCAGATCCCTCACAGTGGAATTGGGGTTCAGTTCCACTTCCTTCTCCCTCTTTTCCCTAGGTAAGTACACGGTCACCTTCATCTCTCTCGCCTAAAGGTAGGCTGAGCCCCTATATTTAGCCATGACTAGCGCCCTGGAATAGCACTCAAGAGCTTGATTGGTGATGGCGTTCCACCTGAAGGTTGTATCCACTTTCCTTATGGCGTTCTCCCTTACCTTATCCCAGGATTTCTCCTTGATACTGGAGGATACTTGATTGAGTAACTCCTTATCTCCACTTTCGCTCGCCTTGGATAGCAGAAGAGCCTCCGTGAGACTTGACCTTAGGGAGTCTATATTTTCCCTTTCAGTGAGGAACCCATTTCCGCTTTGATCAGCTCTCACGTCGTCAACGATCTCGATAAGCCCTCCTACGGCCGAAGCCACAAGTGGCGTACCTAAAGCCATGGCCTCTATGGCCGTGATTCCAAAGGGCTCCCATCTCGAGGGCATGGCCATAACTGAGGCTGAATAGTGCCACAGCTTAAACATGTTCTGGTCCATGGTGCTAACTGCAAGAATCCTCACGTTATCCTTGAGCTCTGATGCCCTGTCCACTATGTCCTGTAGAAGACCGTAGTCATCTGATGGAATTCCTATTACCACTAGGCGAGCGTCTGGGATCCTGTCAACTACTCCCCTAAATGCCCTGAGTAGAAGGTCTATCCCCTTCTGGTAAACCAACCTTCCAGCGAAAAGAACCAACTGACCCTTTTGAAGTGGCTCGTAACTCCAGTCATCCCTTATACCAAGTCTGTGCCTATTGGCCCACAACACGCTTCCAGTAGTATAATCGGATGGGACATACCTGTTCCCTGATAGTGAAGCAAGTAGCTTCTCCCTTACACTTGCCCTATTATCTGTCCCTATCACTGAGCTGGCGTAAGCTTTAACCTGGTTCACATCCCAGTCTGTCCCGTTATATATTACGCACGACTTGTTTTCAGCGAAGCTTCCCGAGAACGGAAGGACGTCGTTGAAGAGGTAGTTTTTACTTACGGTTGTGATCAGGTCAGCCTCATAAAACCCAAACCTCTCAATCTTTCCATCACATGAGTCCCAAAGGCTCCTGGTACTATTGAGCACATGTTTAGAGACCATCCAAACGTAGTGGGCGTAGTTCTCAAGTCCTGCCCAATCCTCTGAGGCAAAGTGCCATGGTGCCCCAACCCTGTTCAGCAGATGAACAGTGTACACCAGGGGAACTATTACTCTCCTCTCCTCTAAGCTCATCTTGGCCCTCACCCCAGGAAGAACGGCGTGCCAGTCGTGGGCATGAATGATGGAGGGAATATTCTCGAGACTTAAGGTAGAGACTAAATGCTCGATCCCCCTGGTTAGGAGGGCTGACTTCTCCATGGCGTGGTCGTAAACTCCCCAGGAGTCTATCACCTTTCCTGTGTCGTAGTCTAATCCCTTTACTAGGATTAACTCGACACCCTCAACCTCTCCCCTTTCAAATCCCAGCCTGAACGGGTAATTTCCACCATCCATTCCCTTCCTGTTCCCCATGACCGAGGTGGGAATCTCCTGAAGTTTCAGTTTACTCCTGTAGATCCCATCCAGATGTCTTCCGTGACTCGGCATTATTACAGTGACCTTTTTACCCATCTTAACTAGAGACGTGCTCAAGGCGTAGACCGCTGAACCAAGTCCGCCAGAACTCGTTATCCCCCTGAACTCAAATGAAATCATCCAGACGCTATCCACAGATTCAGGGATCCAGAAAGACTCAATCCTCCTCATTGCAACCACTCCTTCAAGTACTTCAGGTGATCCTTAAGTGATTCATCGCGCCTCACTATTTCCATGAACTGGTTCTCATCCCAAGCTACCCCAACTCTCTTCCCATCCTTGTAGAAGAAGAAAGGCTCATTCTTGATTCCTAGATTTTCAAGTTCGTCATGAAGAAAGGAGTTAATGGCATAGAACTCGTTTAGGAAGGCATCTATCGGGGAATTATAAGCGTTGAAATACGAGTGAACCTCGCCTGGACCACCACCCTCAGTGAACAAATAGTAGTAGTTATCACTCGTGGTGAAGTATCTCCACGCCCTTAGAAATTCTCCTCCTAGTTCCTTCGAGGTCATCTCAGATCTCCTAACTGCCTCGTCGTAGGCCCACTGCATTATGTTACCCAACCAACTTGTGTGATCCTTTCTGATGTCTGCCCATGAGGATATTCCGCTAACCTCAAGGTCATAGTAGGGACTGCCCTCTACCTCCCTTGGTAGGGTCATCTCCACTCCCTCCCTGTTGAGTTCCCTGGGCAACCATCTTAGGAACTCCAGGATTCCACTCTCCTTCCAGTGATGCTCTCCAAATGTCTCATAATCCACGAAAATAGTGACTACCTGACCTGGGGAGGCCTTAACCCACGAGGAGTACTTCTCCGCGGTTAAGGGATACTGGTCCCAGTTGGGATTGGAGAACCTGAATGCGACGTCATCACTCAAGGTGAAGTTTCTTGGTAGGATCGAGATTTTACCTCCCTTTCTCCTGTAGACGAAGTTTGGTGATCTCCCCCTCAACACGGAGTCCTTTCCCTCCATCATGATACCATTGAAACCCATGTTCTCTGCCTCCTCCACTATCACGGGACTAGTGAGTAGCTCGGTATTCTCGAACGTAACTGGGGTCTGACCTAAGAGTGACTTAACTGTTTCAACGTGAAGCTTTACCTGTTCCCTCCACTCTGTCCTATCCTCCCACAGCGAGGTAACGGAGTGATAGTAAGTCTGAGCTAGGAACTCGACCTTTCGCGTGCTCGAGAGCAATTCGAGTAAATCTAGAAAATCCCTCCCCCATCTCTCAGCCTGTTCCAACAGGGTCCCAGACACAGAGAAGAAGAACTTGACCTCCCTTCCCTCATCTTCTCCCGCCTCGATCTCCTCAAGGATGATGTTTGTTGCGGGAATGTAGCACTTGGCCCTCACGCGCTCAAATATTTCCCTGTTTAATTTATCGTCGAAGTATCTCTCCTGCGGGGATCCCTTAAACCTAGGATTCCAGAAGGCGTCTTTCCTGATTCTGAAGGGTTGATGAACCTCAAAGCCCATTATTACCTTGCTAGTCATAATACACTTAAGTGAGATCTGATAAATAAAAGACATGCAATGGTCTCCTGAGGATATAAAGGTTATCATTCCCATTGGGGGAGAAGCAACGAGAATGCGCCCTTTAACCGTGGAAACCTCGAAAGCGACCGTGAGGCTTCTGAATAGACCCCTCCTCGAGTTTCCGATTCTCGAGCTCGCAAAGCAGGGAGTAAAGGAGTTCATTTTTGGCGTTAAGGGGTACGTTAATTACAAGTCTCTCTTTGACACCTTCAAGGAGGGTATAGGATTTTCAGCTAGGTACAGGATTAAACCAAGGGTGCACTTCAAGTATCAACCTAGAGTCGACAGCGTTGGTAACGCGGACTCCGTAAGGATCAACATGGACTATTACAGGATAGATGACATCACGCTCGTGATCCAGGGAGATAACCTGATCAAGCTGGACCTAAAGAAGCTAGTGGACTATCACCTGTCAAAGGGAGCGATAATGACTATCGTGCTCAAGAAGTGGCACGACGTGAGGGAATTCGGGGTTGCGGACCTTGGGGAAGACATGAAAATAAGGAAGTTCGTTGAGAAACCCAAGGAAGGAGAGGCTCCATCTAACCTGATCAACACGGGAGTCTACGTCTTGTCTCCTAAGATAAGGGATATCTTCGCGAGTGATGAGGTT from Metallosphaera sedula DSM 5348 harbors:
- the pyk gene encoding pyruvate kinase, with protein sequence MTRRTKIVVTLGPSTEGLIPKLKDKVDIFRVNLAHGDYDSHARYFELLRSGAPDSSILADLPGPKLRVGDIGKMELTMGQEVLFSPDEGIVVQEPLFYRSVKPGSIILLADGLIKIRIKEVSGDQVRGIVLTPGTLTSRKGINIPDMALDSGLTENDFKLMEEALSLGADYVGLSFVLSENDVMKAKEKIQGRAWIISKIEKGQAVQRLFRIVEESDGVMVARGDLGVEIGLENLPYVQRKIIRISKQLGKPVILATQVLESMVSNPLPSRAEVIDIANSVYQGVDAIMLSDETAVGKYPVEAVQYLDQIISSSEDKVKPLSPSPMRSPDDAVAYASSSLSELSKSHVIVVHSRSGLSAIRVSRLRPKAMILAFTPDIKVARRLKICWGVTPISLEEGASDLNDLVSILERKCRELGVKGNVVIVAGDPKMESGRTNLLKLHSID
- a CDS encoding creatininase family protein, with product MRILELTKDELSSPIGVIPVGSIEQHGPHLPLGTDSMIAEAVAEKVAQIEGLLLFPTVYYGCSVEHGDLPQVSIGDVNFLNMMGDILESSVKLNIKGLVLVNGHGGNTDLLKVVTRRVNFTRPRPKVMLVDLHEIGIFSQYRDLHAGTVETSLLLYLRPELVRLDRIPSNISFSPFTFTLITSEKGGSNGVVAEKVEPSKELGERVFKEMINFVMNRVKEFRSVIT
- a CDS encoding transcriptional regulator, which produces MENESRKLMIPCETAMREVIPAIKALLVKELVKQGESQSHTASLLGLTPAEVSYYLKGKRAEGEYKTILENDEEFMEMIRHYTSRLHEADRVNICPLCSLARKKLGIMDYSCPYDW
- a CDS encoding RidA family protein; the encoded protein is MKEIIYSENSPKPIGPYSQAVLVDRILFVSGQIPLDPKTNELVKGGIEEQTKQVMENLKGILSSTGMTLDNVTMSFVYLKNLQDFPKFNEVYAKYFKEKPPARVTVQVGDLPRGSLVEIAVIAYKF
- a CDS encoding ParA family protein; its protein translation is MIRFSVLGFKGGVGKSTISLLLAKKLAETYRVTLVDRDNTNTIGRLYGLNNGLINALSEGKEDNFLTRDGNLQVVSMVRFFPRRIPSPEELAPIYRDILKDSDVLITDNPPNLDELCEIEYKAYRLATGEAHCNSIFVTTPGVALRLTLKHMNEVPGLLREWVPDTRYFRLTALVINMVKGEVEDVPVERKVVIPFHREMFYSGLQVDSYLPGIENLVELTKNTIQLELVNEEERTQLSRKA
- a CDS encoding GNAT family N-acetyltransferase, which encodes MSESISLPLTIREATRGDIEGVYRLYQSLTPEDLYMRFFSFHRVSHEEIEQLFSRQDHITLLAEIDGEIVGEATLYDDGEFSVAVKPNQRRGGIGTELVAELIRRAKKMGISKVKFYTLPENYPMIRIGKKLGFKLEYDEDQVKGVLELGQGS
- a CDS encoding pyridoxal-phosphate dependent enzyme, which translates into the protein MRVKCIKCGREREGVEVRCKCGGVFKVEVDVPFSKNLRENFPYVKRWISLGEWNTPSIRVEGFTYKLDFLNPTGSYKDRGSVTLISHLSQLGIREISEDSSGNAGASIAAYGAMAGMKVKVFVPSTARGGKLKQIESYGAEVVRVEGTRDDVSRAAENSGAYYASHVLQPEFRDGIRSLAYEIARDHGWKSPGEVFLPTSAGTLLLGVYEGFRHMVSEGVLDRMPKLVAVQTEQVSPVCSKFRGIEYRPPSRVTSIADALVSTNPVLMDEMIRVLQETGDCVVVSENEIMDSWKYLSRKGILAEYSSAVALAGGRKYEVSDPVIVLTGNGLKTL
- a CDS encoding DUF1955 domain-containing protein; amino-acid sequence: MVTESRELVKSLMEAKESIISGDVKRGVEIIEKTVNSSNIKEANWVICNVIDAADCAYVVETLNAIGKIFDVTACGNLKRVISCFMRAGKDSEFVDLALSALVQKRREDQLDKILAETGEIPAPLLLKLASAYGKIGNRKKEQELLKQACEKGLKEACRDINQIFPRIT